The following proteins are encoded in a genomic region of Chryseobacterium cucumeris:
- a CDS encoding NAD-dependent epimerase/dehydratase family protein — protein MVLVTGATGILGRVIVLELLKKGRTVRACKRKSSDLEEVKRSLSYYTENAAILFDKIEWVDISLDDKKTLQQALQGVKEVYHCAAKVSYDPDDREKVERVNVEGTQNLLECCKNSGISKFLYVSSAVIFKKERMDKPVDEHSPLINDTNNTIYAVSKYKADSAVCKAFKEGLNTIIINPGMIIGSGNWDKSSGKFLQNFIRSFYTFSGQAGCADVRDVAFIATALMDKNVFGERFLIASENIKYKELSAIIAGNLHKIEPFVLPKIFLNIGKFLNILLGGLVPKLRMLTTQNIEFLTSSQNISNKKVATLLKYHFIPVRESLLFHIDNFLSEKK, from the coding sequence ATGGTATTAGTAACCGGAGCCACCGGAATTCTTGGCAGGGTAATCGTTCTGGAGCTTCTAAAAAAAGGCAGAACGGTAAGGGCATGCAAAAGAAAGTCAAGTGATCTCGAAGAGGTCAAAAGATCACTAAGTTACTACACAGAAAATGCAGCTATTCTTTTTGATAAAATTGAATGGGTAGATATCAGCCTTGATGACAAAAAAACCTTACAACAGGCGCTGCAAGGTGTAAAGGAAGTCTATCATTGCGCTGCTAAAGTGAGTTATGATCCTGATGACAGGGAAAAGGTAGAGCGTGTGAATGTGGAAGGAACACAAAACCTCTTAGAATGCTGTAAAAATTCAGGAATCAGCAAGTTTCTGTATGTAAGCTCTGCGGTTATTTTTAAAAAGGAAAGAATGGATAAGCCTGTTGATGAGCACTCTCCTCTTATTAATGATACAAACAATACAATATATGCTGTTTCCAAATATAAAGCTGATTCGGCTGTTTGTAAAGCTTTTAAAGAAGGATTGAATACCATTATCATCAATCCGGGAATGATCATAGGAAGCGGAAACTGGGATAAAAGCAGTGGAAAGTTCCTGCAGAATTTTATAAGGAGTTTTTACACTTTTTCAGGGCAAGCCGGATGTGCAGATGTAAGAGACGTGGCTTTCATTGCTACAGCACTAATGGATAAAAATGTTTTCGGAGAAAGGTTTCTTATTGCCTCTGAAAATATAAAATACAAAGAGCTGTCTGCTATCATTGCCGGGAATCTGCATAAAATAGAACCATTCGTATTGCCAAAAATTTTCTTAAACATAGGAAAATTCCTGAATATACTTTTGGGAGGGTTAGTGCCAAAGCTAAGGATGCTGACCACCCAAAACATTGAATTTCTAACCTCATCCCAAAATATATCCAATAAAAAAGTTGCTACTCTGCTGAAATACCATTTTATTCCGGTTAGAGAAAGTCTTTTATTCCATATTGATAACTTTCTCAGCGAAAAAAAATAG
- a CDS encoding alpha-amylase, whose translation MNGVIIQFFHWYHPGNLWNEFAEKAEYLRDLGFTAVWFPPANKCSLNREGRGYDVYDLYDLGEFDQKGCIPTRYGTKAEYLMAIEKAHEAGMSVYADIVLNHRMGGDEEEKIMVHQLNEENRNERISENMEVSAYTKFTFPGRKGVYSDFIWDHHCFSGIDYVIREGEEMKGVFKIHNEYGEEWTDAVSHQFGNYDYLMGADIEYRNPYVVEEMKKWIRWYMETTKVDGIRLDALKHISSDFLKDWISYIKTEVNPECFVLGEFWKDEAEKIEYFSDKMSDLISCFDAPLHYNFFKASQDGKDYDMSRILKGSFLEKKPVFSVSFVENHDTQQLQALESAVKDWFKPLAYAIILLTDEAYPCIFYPDLFGADYIDTKDEQEVHIIMPKVEELPGLLEVRKLFAYGKQTDYFDHPNCVAFVRKGDEKHPGCIVIMSNSEEGYKEIELGKEHADSVYTDFLKNRHEEIYTDKNGKAVFTVNPGSVSVWVKKN comes from the coding sequence ATGAACGGAGTTATTATTCAGTTTTTCCATTGGTATCATCCCGGGAACCTATGGAATGAATTTGCTGAAAAAGCAGAATATTTAAGAGATTTGGGATTTACTGCCGTATGGTTTCCTCCTGCCAATAAATGCAGTCTCAATAGGGAAGGCCGTGGCTATGATGTCTATGATCTTTACGATTTGGGAGAATTTGATCAGAAAGGTTGCATACCAACCCGGTACGGGACGAAAGCTGAATATTTAATGGCTATAGAGAAAGCGCATGAAGCGGGAATGTCTGTATATGCAGATATTGTTTTAAACCATAGGATGGGAGGAGATGAAGAAGAAAAGATTATGGTACATCAGCTGAATGAAGAAAACCGTAATGAAAGAATCTCTGAAAATATGGAGGTTTCAGCCTATACGAAATTTACTTTTCCGGGAAGAAAAGGAGTGTATTCGGATTTTATATGGGATCATCACTGTTTCAGCGGTATTGATTATGTGATCAGAGAAGGAGAGGAGATGAAGGGTGTTTTTAAAATCCATAATGAATATGGTGAGGAGTGGACAGATGCCGTAAGTCATCAGTTCGGTAATTATGATTATCTGATGGGAGCTGACATAGAGTACCGTAATCCTTATGTTGTGGAGGAAATGAAAAAATGGATCAGATGGTATATGGAAACAACGAAAGTAGACGGAATCAGATTGGATGCCTTAAAACATATCTCCTCCGACTTTTTGAAAGACTGGATCTCCTATATTAAAACAGAAGTGAATCCTGAATGTTTTGTTTTGGGCGAATTCTGGAAAGACGAGGCAGAAAAAATTGAGTATTTTTCCGATAAAATGTCTGATCTTATCTCTTGTTTTGATGCTCCGCTGCATTATAATTTCTTCAAAGCATCACAGGATGGTAAAGACTACGATATGAGCCGGATTTTAAAAGGAAGCTTCCTGGAGAAGAAACCGGTATTCTCAGTTTCTTTTGTTGAAAACCATGATACACAGCAGCTTCAGGCTCTTGAATCTGCGGTGAAAGACTGGTTCAAACCCTTGGCTTATGCTATTATTCTTCTTACCGATGAAGCTTATCCCTGCATATTTTATCCCGATCTTTTTGGTGCAGATTATATCGACACAAAGGATGAGCAGGAAGTGCATATCATCATGCCGAAGGTTGAAGAGCTTCCCGGTCTGCTTGAAGTAAGAAAGCTTTTTGCATACGGTAAGCAGACCGATTATTTTGATCATCCGAACTGCGTAGCTTTTGTACGGAAAGGAGATGAAAAGCATCCGGGTTGCATTGTAATCATGTCTAATAGCGAAGAAGGCTATAAAGAAATAGAATTGGGAAAAGAACATGCGGATTCGGTTTATACCGATTTTTTAAAGAACCGTCATGAAGAAATTTATACAGATAAAAACGGGAAAGCGGTGTTTACTGTAAATCCTGGTTCGGTAAGTGTATGGGTGAAAAAAAACTGA